A region from the Natronoarchaeum mannanilyticum genome encodes:
- a CDS encoding excinuclease ABC subunit C, which yields MDADAVRERAADLPAEPGVYQFLDGDQVLYVGKAVDLRSRVRSYADPRSRRIARMVDRARTIDVAVTDTETQALLLEANMIKRHQPRYNVRLKDDKSYPLVQLTDHAVPRIEITRDPDEAATVYGPYTNRGEVETVVKALRETYGVRGCSDHKYSGRDRPCLDYEVGLCTAPCTGEISEEAYAEDVESVRRFFEGETGVLATPLRSAMEQASQDREFERAANLRDRLETVERFHGEGGAAVSSEDDRGERAVDVLGVAVEGEEATVARLHSEGGQLVDRERHTVAAPESGPDQIPRVLAAFVPQYYAERTLPDALLLPEHPDDEELEAWLDAEGVAVRVPGAGREAKLVELALKNARRSGGRRDEVGALESALDLDAADRIEGFDVSHAQGKAVVGSDVTFVDGTRESADYRRKKLDERNDDYGNMRTLIEWRARRAVEGRGDRPDPDLLLIDGGEGQLSAARDALDEVGWDVPAVALAKDEELVITPDRTYDWPDDAPQLHLLQRVRDEAHRFAVQYHQTVRDDVSTALDDVPGIGPETRKRLLRRFGSVDGVRSASPDELASVDGVGRKTAATLDERL from the coding sequence ATGGACGCCGACGCGGTCCGCGAGCGCGCAGCCGATCTGCCTGCCGAGCCGGGCGTCTACCAGTTCCTCGACGGCGACCAGGTGCTGTACGTCGGGAAGGCGGTCGACCTCCGGTCGCGCGTGCGGTCGTACGCCGACCCGCGGAGCCGCCGGATCGCGCGGATGGTCGACCGCGCGCGGACGATCGACGTCGCGGTGACCGACACCGAGACGCAGGCGCTGTTGCTGGAGGCGAACATGATCAAGCGCCACCAGCCGCGGTACAACGTCCGGCTGAAGGACGACAAGTCCTACCCGCTGGTCCAGCTGACCGATCACGCCGTCCCGCGGATCGAGATCACGCGCGATCCCGACGAGGCGGCGACGGTGTACGGCCCCTACACGAACCGCGGCGAGGTCGAGACCGTCGTCAAGGCGCTCCGGGAGACCTACGGCGTGCGGGGCTGCTCGGACCACAAGTACTCCGGGCGCGACCGGCCCTGCCTGGACTACGAGGTCGGACTCTGTACCGCGCCCTGTACCGGCGAGATCTCCGAGGAGGCGTACGCCGAAGACGTCGAGTCGGTCCGCCGATTCTTCGAGGGCGAGACGGGCGTGCTCGCGACGCCGCTCCGCAGCGCGATGGAGCAAGCGTCGCAGGACCGGGAGTTCGAACGCGCCGCGAACCTCCGCGATCGCCTCGAAACCGTCGAGCGCTTCCACGGCGAGGGCGGCGCCGCGGTCAGCAGCGAGGATGATCGGGGCGAGCGCGCGGTCGACGTGCTCGGCGTCGCCGTCGAGGGCGAGGAGGCCACCGTCGCGCGACTCCACAGCGAGGGCGGCCAACTCGTCGATCGGGAACGGCACACCGTCGCGGCACCCGAGAGCGGTCCCGACCAGATCCCCCGCGTGCTCGCCGCGTTCGTCCCGCAGTACTACGCCGAGCGCACGCTGCCAGACGCCCTGCTCCTGCCCGAGCATCCCGACGACGAGGAGCTGGAAGCGTGGCTCGACGCCGAGGGCGTCGCGGTCCGCGTGCCGGGCGCCGGGCGCGAGGCCAAGCTGGTCGAACTCGCGCTGAAGAACGCCCGACGCTCGGGCGGGCGCCGCGACGAGGTCGGCGCGCTGGAAAGCGCGCTGGACCTCGACGCCGCCGACCGGATCGAGGGGTTCGACGTGAGCCACGCCCAGGGCAAGGCGGTCGTCGGCAGCGACGTCACCTTCGTCGACGGGACGCGCGAGAGCGCCGACTACCGCCGGAAGAAGCTCGACGAGCGAAACGACGACTACGGCAACATGCGAACCCTGATCGAGTGGCGCGCTCGTCGGGCGGTCGAAGGCCGGGGCGACCGACCCGATCCGGATCTCCTGCTGATCGACGGCGGCGAGGGCCAGCTCTCGGCGGCCCGGGACGCCCTCGACGAAGTCGGCTGGGACGTCCCCGCCGTCGCGCTCGCGAAAGACGAGGAGCTCGTGATCACGCCCGATCGGACCTACGACTGGCCCGACGACGCGCCCCAGCTCCACCTGCTCCAGCGCGTCCGCGACGAGGCGCATCGGTTCGCGGTGCAGTACCACCAGACCGTGCGGGACGACGTCTCGACGGCGCTCGACGACGTGCCGGGGATCGGTCCCGAGACCAGGAAGCGCCTCCTGCGCCGGTTCGGTAGCGTCGACGGCGTCCGCTCGGCGTCGCCCGACGAACTGGCGTCGGTCGACGGCGTCGGTCGGAAGACCGCGGCGACGCTCGACGAGCGACTGTGA
- a CDS encoding PHP domain-containing protein — protein MRDFHLHSNYSDGAFLPAMVDAAAAAGLEGIGLADHCVVTEREAARDERARYGFTLDQTYERRRRAIDQAREEADVEIYDAVEMNYEPRDEDRIEEFLTDAEFQYSIGSVHAVDGRSVQSASAFADLSEAKLDRVVDRYYENLVALVDSELFDVAAHLDLPERTPPLRGRATEDHYRRVAAALADSRTVPEINAGRALREASIVHPSEPFLDALRERGVGVTVGTDAHRPNEIGDRAAFLETYLDDRDIDPVAPPGLER, from the coding sequence GTGCGCGACTTCCACCTCCACTCGAACTACTCCGACGGCGCCTTTCTCCCGGCGATGGTCGACGCCGCCGCCGCGGCGGGGCTGGAGGGGATCGGCCTGGCCGACCACTGCGTCGTCACGGAGCGCGAGGCGGCGCGAGACGAGCGCGCCCGCTACGGATTCACGCTCGACCAGACGTACGAGCGGCGGCGGCGGGCGATCGATCAGGCCCGCGAGGAGGCGGACGTCGAGATCTACGACGCCGTCGAAATGAACTACGAACCGCGCGACGAGGATCGGATCGAGGAGTTTCTGACCGACGCCGAGTTTCAGTATTCGATCGGGAGCGTCCACGCCGTCGACGGCCGATCGGTTCAGTCGGCCTCTGCGTTCGCCGACCTGAGCGAGGCGAAACTGGACCGCGTCGTCGACCGGTACTACGAGAACCTCGTCGCTCTCGTCGACTCCGAGCTGTTCGACGTCGCCGCCCACCTCGATCTACCCGAGCGGACGCCGCCGCTGCGCGGGCGAGCGACCGAGGACCACTACCGTCGGGTCGCGGCGGCGCTGGCCGACTCCCGTACCGTCCCCGAGATCAACGCCGGGCGGGCGCTGCGCGAGGCGTCGATCGTCCACCCGAGCGAGCCGTTTCTTGACGCCCTGCGCGAGCGCGGCGTCGGCGTCACGGTCGGCACCGACGCCCACCGACCGAACGAGATCGGCGACCGGGCGGCGTTTCTGGAAACCTATCTCGATGATCGGGACATCGACCCGGTGGCACCGCCGGGGCTGGAGCGGTGA
- a CDS encoding histidine kinase N-terminal 7TM domain-containing protein gives MNVVSSSLPWLTLAAFASGGGALALISYLYRYRGQPGVRWFILAMSAVTVFSTSYGVGLLVFDPLVREAIGTVTWIALAWMGVPFLAFALAYTGRGSTIRSTPFRLLLGVPVLITVLAAANPALGLLWSDFDVVRVFGHAGAEYALEPLAYVTFTMGTLSAGVATLLLFETVFSYGPLYRREAAAVALSAVPPGIAGFVWLFGLGPVPQFNAMAVAFLPHVALDAYAFVGNNMFDSRPATRRAAERTAIDDIDNPIVVLDEGGLVVRLNAAAESLFDSDDADAVGAPVADLIGRSIDLDGTDQAVTIRSDGRRREYAVSTSPLRDSAGTRVGYTLVLQDITVERQREQRLQVLNRTLRHNLRNDLNVVHGYLELAAERIDDEGIESTLETAEETTTELMELGTKARRFEQAVANERQSDRETVVLSDLIEELATEPSLDRHSIDVDVPRSLALESDERLLRIVLRNLLESCLEYADEAPTFEIRTSGHPSSEFSHVEVRMLGAAIPDHEIAVVEDGQETALNHGSGMGLWFVKWGVSTLGGDVTFETDESESTITLQLPRADEGADRASVDAASRDGDLPDAEHAD, from the coding sequence ATGAACGTCGTTTCGTCGTCGCTCCCGTGGCTGACGCTCGCAGCGTTCGCCTCGGGCGGCGGCGCGCTGGCGCTGATCAGCTACCTCTACCGGTACCGCGGCCAGCCCGGCGTGCGATGGTTCATCCTCGCGATGAGCGCCGTGACCGTCTTCTCGACGTCCTACGGCGTCGGACTGCTGGTGTTCGACCCGCTCGTTCGCGAGGCGATCGGAACCGTCACCTGGATCGCGCTCGCCTGGATGGGCGTGCCGTTTCTCGCGTTCGCGCTGGCGTACACCGGTCGGGGGAGCACGATCCGCTCGACGCCGTTCCGACTCCTGCTGGGCGTGCCGGTACTGATCACGGTGCTGGCCGCCGCCAATCCCGCGCTCGGACTGCTCTGGAGCGACTTCGACGTCGTCCGGGTGTTCGGCCACGCGGGCGCCGAGTACGCCCTCGAACCGCTGGCGTACGTCACCTTCACTATGGGGACGCTGTCGGCGGGGGTGGCGACGCTGCTCCTGTTCGAGACGGTGTTCAGCTACGGCCCGCTGTACCGCCGCGAGGCGGCCGCGGTCGCGCTGAGCGCCGTCCCGCCGGGGATCGCCGGATTCGTCTGGCTGTTCGGGCTCGGCCCCGTCCCGCAGTTCAACGCGATGGCGGTGGCGTTCCTGCCCCACGTCGCGCTGGACGCGTACGCCTTCGTCGGCAACAACATGTTCGACTCCCGGCCCGCGACGCGGCGGGCCGCCGAGCGCACCGCGATCGACGACATCGACAACCCGATCGTCGTGCTCGACGAGGGCGGGCTGGTCGTCCGGCTCAACGCCGCCGCCGAATCGCTGTTCGACTCGGACGACGCCGACGCTGTCGGCGCGCCCGTCGCCGACCTGATCGGCCGCTCGATCGATCTCGACGGCACGGACCAGGCCGTCACGATCCGTAGCGACGGCCGCCGCCGCGAGTACGCGGTGTCGACCTCGCCGCTCCGGGACTCGGCGGGGACGCGCGTCGGCTACACGCTCGTCCTGCAGGACATCACCGTCGAGCGCCAGCGCGAACAGCGCCTGCAGGTGCTCAACCGGACGCTCCGGCACAACCTGCGCAACGACCTGAACGTCGTCCACGGCTACCTGGAGCTGGCGGCCGAGCGGATCGACGACGAGGGGATCGAGTCGACGCTGGAGACCGCCGAGGAGACGACGACCGAGCTGATGGAGCTGGGGACGAAGGCACGCCGGTTCGAGCAGGCGGTGGCCAACGAGCGCCAGTCGGATCGCGAAACCGTCGTGCTCAGCGACCTGATCGAGGAGCTCGCGACCGAACCGTCGCTCGATCGGCACTCGATCGACGTCGACGTCCCGCGGTCGCTCGCGCTGGAAAGCGACGAGCGGCTCCTCAGGATCGTCCTCCGGAACCTCCTCGAAAGCTGCCTCGAGTACGCCGACGAGGCGCCGACGTTCGAGATTCGGACGAGCGGCCACCCGTCTTCGGAGTTCTCGCACGTCGAGGTCCGGATGCTGGGCGCGGCGATCCCCGACCACGAGATCGCCGTCGTGGAGGACGGCCAGGAGACCGCGCTCAACCACGGCAGCGGGATGGGACTGTGGTTCGTCAAGTGGGGCGTCTCCACGCTCGGCGGCGACGTCACCTTCGAGACCGACGAATCGGAGTCGACGATCACGCTACAGCTCCCGCGAGCCGACGAGGGCGCCGACCGCGCGAGCGTCGACGCCGCGTCGCGAGACGGGGACCTTCCCGACGCCGAGCACGCTGACTGA
- a CDS encoding DHH family phosphoesterase: MDAPIPDLAERADACAQRLRSADSVVLASHIDADGLTSAAIAASALERAGIPFRTVFSKQLDAEEIAGIAELEPDTALFTDFGSGQLDIIAEHEAAGDFTPVIADHHQPATADDADGEAAEGADAEAPETEFHLNPLLFGINGASELSGAGASYALARALEPEGGDNRDLAALAVVGAVGDMQASGGELHGANERIVEEGVAADALETGTDLAMYGKQTRPLPKLLEYSSDVNIPGISNDESGALRFLDELDLDLKSDGEWRRWVDLDEEEQSEVSNALIQHAIQKGVPTDKIEGLAATSYTLTDESVGTELRDASEFSTLLNATARYERADVGLAVCLGDRGPALERARQLLRDHRRNLSEGIQWVEEEGVNREENLQWFHAEDRIRETIVGIVAGMAVGADGVDRGLPIVAFAEKSEEEVKVSSRGTHSLVRKGLDLSQVMGEASRAVGGDGGGHDVAAGATVPAGTEAEFVERADDIVGEQLS, from the coding sequence ATGGACGCGCCGATCCCGGACCTCGCCGAGCGCGCCGACGCCTGCGCCCAGCGCCTGCGATCCGCCGACAGCGTCGTGCTGGCCTCCCACATCGACGCCGACGGCCTGACGAGCGCGGCGATCGCGGCCAGCGCCCTGGAGCGCGCCGGAATCCCCTTCCGGACGGTGTTCAGCAAGCAGCTCGACGCCGAGGAGATCGCCGGTATCGCCGAACTGGAGCCGGATACGGCGCTCTTTACGGACTTCGGTAGCGGCCAGCTCGACATTATCGCCGAGCACGAGGCCGCGGGCGATTTCACGCCGGTGATCGCGGACCACCACCAGCCCGCGACCGCGGACGACGCCGACGGCGAGGCTGCCGAGGGCGCCGACGCCGAAGCGCCCGAAACCGAGTTCCACCTCAACCCGCTGCTGTTCGGCATCAACGGCGCCTCCGAACTCTCCGGGGCGGGCGCGAGCTACGCCCTCGCGCGGGCGCTCGAACCCGAGGGCGGCGACAACCGCGATCTGGCCGCGCTGGCGGTCGTCGGCGCCGTCGGCGACATGCAGGCCAGCGGCGGCGAGCTCCACGGCGCAAACGAGCGCATCGTCGAGGAGGGCGTCGCCGCGGACGCCCTCGAGACCGGGACCGACCTCGCGATGTACGGCAAGCAGACCCGCCCGCTCCCCAAGCTGCTGGAGTACTCCAGCGACGTGAACATCCCCGGGATCTCGAACGACGAGAGCGGCGCGCTGCGCTTCCTCGACGAGCTCGATCTCGACCTGAAGTCCGACGGCGAGTGGCGCCGCTGGGTCGACTTGGACGAAGAGGAGCAAAGCGAGGTCAGCAACGCGCTCATACAGCACGCGATCCAGAAGGGGGTGCCGACCGACAAGATCGAGGGGCTCGCCGCGACGAGTTACACGCTGACCGACGAATCGGTCGGCACCGAACTGCGCGACGCCAGCGAGTTCTCCACCCTGTTGAACGCCACCGCCAGGTACGAGCGGGCCGACGTGGGGCTGGCGGTCTGTCTCGGCGACCGCGGGCCGGCGCTCGAACGCGCGCGCCAGCTGCTCCGGGACCACCGGCGCAACCTCTCGGAGGGGATTCAGTGGGTCGAGGAGGAAGGCGTCAACAGGGAAGAAAATCTCCAGTGGTTCCACGCCGAGGATCGGATCCGCGAGACGATCGTCGGCATCGTCGCGGGGATGGCCGTCGGCGCCGACGGCGTCGACCGCGGGCTGCCGATCGTCGCGTTCGCCGAGAAGTCGGAGGAAGAAGTGAAAGTCTCCTCGCGGGGGACCCACAGTCTGGTCCGGAAGGGGCTGGACCTCTCGCAAGTGATGGGCGAGGCCTCGCGCGCCGTCGGCGGCGACGGCGGCGGCCACGACGTGGCGGCGGGCGCGACCGTCCCCGCGGGAACCGAGGCGGAGTTCGTCGAGCGGGCCGACGATATCGTCGGCGAGCAGCTCTCCTGA
- a CDS encoding uroporphyrinogen-III synthase has product MTVAAFRPDDERLADAVELIESLGATPVPDPMLAVEPTGARPRSDADFVVLTSKTGVELAAGLRSEDSAERWDPGDATVCAIGEPTADVLREAGYDVDVVPEEFSSSGLVDALEDDVDGARVEVARSDHGSAVLTDGLAAAGAYVHETILYRLVRPEGAGESAELAADGDLDAALFTSSLTVEHFLDAAEELGVREAAIEGLAAATVGVIGDPTRETAESLGIDVDVVPERADFEALACETIEDGAPTYTE; this is encoded by the coding sequence ATGACGGTGGCGGCGTTCCGCCCCGACGACGAACGCCTCGCCGACGCCGTCGAGCTGATCGAGTCGCTCGGCGCGACGCCGGTGCCCGACCCGATGCTGGCGGTCGAGCCGACCGGCGCCCGGCCTCGCTCCGACGCCGACTTCGTCGTGCTGACGAGCAAGACCGGCGTCGAACTGGCGGCCGGACTGCGCTCGGAGGATAGCGCCGAGCGCTGGGACCCCGGCGACGCGACGGTCTGCGCCATCGGCGAGCCAACGGCCGACGTGCTCCGCGAGGCCGGCTACGACGTCGACGTCGTCCCCGAGGAGTTCTCCTCGTCGGGCCTCGTCGACGCCCTCGAAGACGATGTCGACGGCGCCCGCGTCGAGGTCGCCCGGAGCGACCACGGTAGCGCGGTGCTGACCGACGGCTTAGCGGCGGCCGGCGCGTACGTCCACGAGACGATCCTCTACAGGCTCGTCCGACCGGAAGGAGCCGGCGAGTCGGCCGAACTGGCCGCCGACGGCGACCTCGACGCCGCGCTCTTCACCTCCTCGCTGACCGTCGAGCACTTCCTCGACGCCGCCGAGGAGCTGGGTGTCCGCGAGGCCGCGATCGAGGGGCTGGCGGCGGCGACCGTCGGCGTCATCGGCGATCCGACCCGCGAGACAGCCGAGTCGCTCGGGATCGACGTCGACGTCGTGCCCGAACGCGCCGACTTCGAGGCGCTGGCCTGCGAGACGATCGAGGACGGGGCGCCGACGTACACCGAGTGA
- the cobA gene encoding uroporphyrinogen-III C-methyltransferase has translation MNARDPDAATEPADGKVYLVGSGPGDPDLLTVKARRLLDEADVVLHDKLPGPDIIGLIPEEKREDVGKRAGGGRTSQEYTNDRLVELAREGNTVVRLKGGDPFVFGRGGEELVHLAERSVPVEVVPGVTSPIAGAAVAGIPATHRDHASSVTLVTGHEDPTKAESAVDWDALAATGGTLVVLMGVGKLPDYTAALREAGMDADTPVALVERATWPDQRVATGDLDTIVDVRDEAGIEPPAITVIGEVAATRERVLEFLDNEPDADAADRPDRDVFGAPEGE, from the coding sequence ATGAACGCTCGGGATCCTGACGCCGCCACCGAACCGGCCGACGGCAAGGTCTATCTGGTCGGCAGCGGTCCCGGCGACCCGGACCTGCTCACCGTGAAAGCCCGCCGGCTGCTCGACGAGGCGGACGTCGTGCTCCACGACAAGCTGCCGGGCCCGGACATCATCGGCCTAATTCCAGAGGAGAAACGGGAGGACGTCGGCAAGCGCGCCGGCGGCGGGCGCACCTCCCAGGAGTACACTAACGACCGGCTCGTCGAACTCGCGCGCGAAGGGAACACGGTCGTCCGGCTGAAGGGCGGCGACCCGTTCGTGTTCGGCCGCGGCGGCGAGGAGCTGGTCCACCTCGCCGAGCGGTCGGTCCCCGTCGAGGTCGTGCCGGGCGTCACCTCGCCGATCGCCGGCGCCGCAGTCGCGGGCATCCCCGCGACCCACCGCGACCACGCCTCCAGCGTCACGCTCGTGACCGGCCACGAGGACCCGACCAAGGCGGAGTCGGCGGTCGACTGGGACGCTCTGGCGGCGACCGGCGGCACGCTCGTCGTGCTGATGGGCGTCGGCAAACTGCCCGACTACACCGCCGCGCTGCGCGAGGCCGGGATGGACGCCGACACGCCCGTCGCGCTCGTCGAGCGGGCGACCTGGCCCGACCAGCGCGTCGCGACGGGCGACCTCGACACCATCGTCGACGTGCGCGACGAGGCCGGCATCGAGCCGCCCGCGATCACCGTGATCGGCGAGGTCGCCGCGACGCGCGAGCGCGTGCTGGAGTTTCTGGACAACGAGCCGGACGCCGACGCCGCCGACCGTCCCGACCGGGACGTCTTCGGCGCGCCGGAGGGGGAGTGA
- the hemC gene encoding hydroxymethylbilane synthase, whose product MSTRGPIRLATRSSDLALRQAATVKAALEDRRYDVELVEVETTGDQIQDELIHRLGKTGAFVRSLDEKVIEGEVDAAVHSMKDMPTEQPDELIVAGVPERAAPGDALVTPDGATLDELPDGATVGTSSLRRQAQLLDSDADLTVEPLRGNVDTRIEKLLAPGLQAEHEARTDAEKEKKENVDNDDYEHPYERDVETWFSELDEIERRALEREPDVEYDAIVLAEAGLDRSGLAHRVDYRQLPTERFVPAPGQGALAVTTLDDEAGEAITTILDNPRTRIETTAERTILAELGGGCVAPIGVHAVLQGEYVHVDVQVFSRDGSESVAASRDLPAEDHVSAARSFAADLADRGADELIAQARRDDEEAEAKREESA is encoded by the coding sequence ATGAGTACTCGCGGCCCGATACGCCTGGCGACGCGGAGTTCCGATCTGGCGCTCCGCCAGGCGGCGACGGTGAAGGCGGCCTTAGAGGACCGCCGCTACGACGTGGAACTGGTGGAGGTGGAGACGACCGGGGATCAGATCCAGGACGAGCTGATCCACCGCCTCGGCAAGACCGGCGCGTTCGTCCGGAGCCTCGACGAGAAGGTCATCGAGGGCGAGGTCGACGCCGCCGTCCACTCGATGAAGGACATGCCGACCGAACAGCCCGACGAGCTGATCGTCGCCGGCGTCCCCGAGCGGGCCGCGCCGGGCGACGCCCTGGTCACGCCCGACGGGGCGACGCTCGACGAGCTGCCCGACGGCGCCACGGTCGGCACCTCGAGCCTGCGCCGGCAGGCCCAACTGCTCGACAGCGATGCCGATCTGACGGTCGAGCCGCTCCGGGGTAACGTCGACACCCGGATCGAGAAGCTGCTCGCCCCCGGCCTGCAGGCCGAACACGAGGCCCGCACCGACGCCGAGAAGGAAAAGAAAGAGAACGTCGACAACGACGACTACGAGCACCCGTACGAGCGCGACGTCGAGACGTGGTTCTCGGAGCTCGACGAGATCGAGCGCCGGGCGCTCGAACGCGAGCCCGACGTCGAGTACGACGCCATCGTGCTCGCCGAGGCCGGTCTCGATCGCAGCGGCCTGGCCCACCGCGTCGATTACCGCCAGCTTCCGACCGAGCGGTTCGTCCCGGCGCCGGGCCAGGGCGCGCTCGCGGTGACGACCCTCGACGACGAGGCCGGCGAGGCGATCACGACGATTCTGGACAATCCCCGCACGCGCATCGAGACGACCGCCGAGCGGACGATCCTCGCCGAACTCGGCGGGGGCTGCGTCGCCCCGATCGGCGTCCACGCCGTGCTGCAGGGCGAGTACGTCCACGTCGACGTGCAGGTGTTCAGCCGCGACGGATCGGAGTCGGTCGCCGCGAGCCGCGACCTGCCGGCCGAGGATCACGTCTCGGCGGCCCGGTCGTTCGCCGCCGACCTCGCCGATCGGGGCGCCGACGAGCTGATCGCGCAGGCCCGGCGCGACGACGAGGAGGCCGAAGCCAAGCGAGAGGAGTCGGCATGA
- the hemL gene encoding glutamate-1-semialdehyde 2,1-aminomutase, with the protein MNHDRSRDLYDRALSAIPGGVNSSVRAIRPYPFFVQRGDGGHVVDADGNRYLDFVNGYGPLLYGHDLPDQVQAAVQSAVSEGPMYGAPTEVEVDLAEFVARHVPSVEMTRFVNSGTEATVSAVRLARGYTGRDKIVVMQGGYHGAQESTLVEGDVEDHGPSTAGIPEEFAEHTLPVPFNDFDAIHEAFEAHGDDIAAVLTEPLLGNSGIVMPEDGYLETLRDVTEDRGALLIFDEVITGFRVGGLQCAQGKFGVTPDVTTFGKIVGGGFPVGAIGGPAEIIEEFTPSGDVFQSGTFSGHPVTMAAGYESLKYAAENDVYEHVNELGEKLRRDLTEIIHDQAPQYTVAGTDSMFKVMFTREGPDATEGHCEAGCEQRPDCPRYDYCPKNAADVADCDTERWERLFWPAMKERGVFLTPNQFESQFVSYAHTEEDVETALDAYREAL; encoded by the coding sequence ATGAACCACGACCGCTCTCGCGACCTGTACGACCGGGCGCTGTCGGCGATTCCGGGCGGCGTCAACTCCTCCGTGCGGGCGATCCGTCCGTACCCCTTCTTCGTCCAGCGGGGCGACGGCGGCCACGTCGTCGACGCCGACGGCAACCGCTACCTGGACTTCGTCAACGGCTACGGCCCGCTGCTGTACGGCCACGACCTGCCGGATCAGGTGCAAGCCGCAGTCCAGTCGGCGGTCAGCGAGGGGCCGATGTACGGCGCTCCGACGGAGGTCGAGGTCGACCTCGCGGAGTTCGTCGCCCGCCACGTCCCCAGCGTCGAGATGACGCGCTTCGTCAACTCCGGCACGGAAGCGACCGTTTCGGCGGTTCGGCTGGCGCGGGGCTACACGGGCCGGGACAAGATCGTCGTCATGCAGGGCGGCTACCACGGCGCTCAGGAGTCGACGCTCGTCGAGGGCGACGTCGAGGACCACGGGCCGAGTACGGCGGGCATTCCCGAGGAGTTCGCGGAACACACGCTGCCGGTGCCGTTCAACGACTTCGACGCGATCCACGAGGCGTTCGAGGCCCACGGCGACGACATCGCGGCCGTGCTCACCGAGCCGCTGCTGGGCAACTCCGGCATCGTGATGCCCGAAGACGGCTACCTCGAGACCCTGCGCGACGTCACCGAGGACCGCGGGGCCTTGCTGATCTTCGACGAGGTCATCACGGGCTTCCGCGTCGGCGGCCTCCAGTGCGCCCAGGGGAAGTTCGGCGTCACCCCCGACGTGACGACGTTCGGAAAGATCGTCGGCGGCGGGTTCCCGGTCGGCGCGATCGGCGGCCCCGCCGAGATAATCGAGGAGTTCACGCCCTCGGGCGACGTGTTCCAGTCCGGCACGTTCTCGGGCCACCCGGTCACGATGGCCGCGGGCTACGAGTCGCTCAAGTACGCTGCGGAGAACGACGTGTACGAGCACGTGAACGAGCTGGGTGAGAAACTTCGGCGGGACCTGACGGAGATCATTCACGACCAGGCGCCCCAGTACACCGTCGCCGGCACGGACAGCATGTTCAAGGTTATGTTCACGCGCGAGGGTCCCGACGCGACCGAGGGCCACTGCGAGGCCGGCTGCGAGCAGCGCCCGGACTGCCCGCGCTACGACTACTGCCCGAAGAACGCCGCCGACGTCGCCGACTGCGACACCGAGCGCTGGGAGCGGTTGTTCTGGCCCGCGATGAAGGAGCGGGGCGTGTTCCTGACGCCGAACCAGTTCGAGTCTCAGTTCGTCAGCTACGCCCACACCGAGGAGGACGTCGAGACGGCGCTCGACGCCTACCGGGAGGCGCTGTAG